The Streptomyces sp. DH-12 genome has a window encoding:
- a CDS encoding globin, producing the protein MDGVTEIRRGTLQEQTFYEQVGGEETFRRLVHRFYQGVAEDPLLRPMYPEEDLGPAEERLALFLMQYWGGPTTYSENRGHPRLRMRHVPFKVDRAAHDAWLKHMRDAVDELGLSEDHEQTLWKYLTYAAASMVNSPD; encoded by the coding sequence ATGGACGGCGTGACAGAGATTCGGCGCGGCACGCTGCAGGAGCAGACCTTTTACGAGCAGGTCGGCGGGGAGGAGACCTTCCGCCGGCTCGTCCACCGTTTCTACCAGGGAGTGGCGGAGGATCCGCTGCTGCGGCCCATGTACCCGGAGGAGGACCTGGGTCCGGCCGAGGAGCGGCTGGCGCTGTTCCTCATGCAGTACTGGGGCGGTCCGACCACCTACAGCGAGAACCGGGGCCATCCGCGGCTGCGGATGCGGCACGTCCCGTTCAAGGTCGACCGGGCGGCGCACGACGCGTGGCTGAAGCACATGCGGGACGCCGTGGACGAGCTGGGGCTGTCCGAGGATCACGAGCAGACCCTGTGGAAGTACCTGACCTACGCGGCCGCCTCCATGGTCAACT
- a CDS encoding methyltransferase domain-containing protein — translation MDGHPESGENLARAARAALVREIEASGAFEADPVWREAFAAVPRHLFVPYYYVGVAGGYERRWCEHPDPAARERWLRGAYEDAPLAIRMRDGDLLSSSSQPSLMAMMLAGLRVGDGHRVLEIGTGSGYNAALLCHRLGDDGLVTTVDVDPEITEAARRHLQAAGHRPAVVTGDGARGVPARAPYDRIIATCALPSVPRAWLAQCRPGGVVLGPYATGLIALTVRDADHAEGGFLRTPAYFVPLRGAGPPPPEPPVPEGLPSAARRSDLFRFLLELTAGVLGPREAYELWEREGRPQRERYGLTVDAEGGRAWLDDPGGRYVWPLPALSPGGW, via the coding sequence GTGGACGGGCACCCGGAGAGCGGTGAGAACCTCGCCCGCGCGGCGCGGGCGGCGCTGGTGCGGGAGATCGAGGCGAGCGGCGCCTTCGAGGCGGATCCGGTGTGGCGGGAGGCGTTCGCCGCCGTGCCGCGCCATCTGTTCGTGCCGTACTACTACGTGGGCGTCGCCGGCGGGTACGAGCGCCGCTGGTGCGAGCACCCCGATCCGGCCGCGCGCGAGCGGTGGCTGCGCGGTGCGTACGAGGACGCCCCGCTGGCGATCCGGATGCGCGACGGCGACCTGCTCTCCTCCAGCAGCCAGCCCTCCCTCATGGCGATGATGCTGGCCGGGCTGCGCGTCGGGGACGGCCACCGGGTGCTGGAGATCGGCACCGGCAGCGGGTACAACGCCGCCCTGCTCTGCCACCGGCTCGGCGACGACGGCCTGGTCACCACGGTCGACGTGGACCCGGAGATCACCGAGGCGGCCCGCCGCCACCTCCAGGCCGCCGGACACCGTCCGGCCGTCGTCACCGGCGACGGGGCGCGCGGGGTTCCGGCACGCGCGCCCTACGACCGGATCATCGCCACCTGCGCGCTGCCGTCCGTGCCGCGCGCCTGGCTCGCCCAGTGCCGTCCCGGCGGGGTGGTCCTCGGCCCGTACGCCACCGGGCTGATCGCACTGACCGTGCGCGACGCGGACCACGCCGAGGGAGGCTTCCTGCGCACGCCCGCCTACTTCGTGCCGCTGCGGGGCGCGGGCCCGCCCCCGCCGGAGCCGCCGGTCCCGGAGGGACTGCCGTCCGCGGCCCGCAGGAGCGACCTGTTCCGGTTCCTGCTGGAGCTGACCGCCGGGGTGCTCGGCCCGCGCGAGGCGTACGAGCTGTGGGAGCGCGAGGGCAGGCCGCAGCGTGAACGCTACGGCCTGACCGTCGACGCCGAGGGCGGCCGGGCCTGGCTGGACGACCCCGGCGGGAGGTACGTCTGGCCGTTGCCGGCGCTCAGCCCCGGCGGATGGTGA
- a CDS encoding FHA domain-containing protein: MPTCPNGHQSGSDDWCEVCGHRMAGAVPPPPPPPPAPGGGGYGFPPPGGPGGQGGPGGQGGPGGGFGGPGGGPGGPGGGYGSPGGPGGPGTQPELCPQCRTPREGGAPFCEECRWNFLTNTATSYTPAAPRPPAPGPGGHGGPGGHTGPGGPGGPGGPGGPGGPGGPGGPYGQQQPGPSYGGRDGFDYQGSRPSQVNRPAEPIPPGPPGFGGEPSRPVPPPPGPGGHGNPGGPGGHGNPGGPGGHGNPGGPGGPGGPHGPGAPQAFRSGPPAPPGFPQETGRPPQETGRPPQGGGPSYGGGEDDWMIPPPAGGQGGPGGPGGPGGPHGPGGHGGYGYPQPGGTQAPPGPGGFPQQPRQQQGPVTWTATIGPDREYFMAMMQRSGPEAAGLNLPAYSPEQQRTLTGNQITIGRRRHSTGDTPDIDLSTPPEDPGVSHQHAVLVQQPDGSWAVVDQNSTNGTTVNGSEEPIQPFVPVPLQDGDRVHVGAWTTITIRRG; the protein is encoded by the coding sequence ATGCCGACCTGCCCGAACGGACACCAGTCGGGTTCCGACGACTGGTGCGAGGTGTGCGGTCACCGCATGGCGGGTGCCGTGCCTCCACCTCCTCCCCCGCCGCCGGCGCCCGGTGGCGGCGGCTACGGCTTCCCGCCTCCCGGCGGCCCCGGAGGCCAGGGCGGTCCCGGCGGCCAGGGCGGTCCCGGTGGCGGCTTCGGCGGCCCGGGCGGCGGTCCGGGGGGTCCCGGCGGCGGCTACGGGAGTCCGGGTGGCCCGGGCGGCCCCGGCACGCAGCCGGAGCTGTGCCCGCAGTGCCGCACGCCGCGTGAGGGCGGAGCGCCGTTCTGCGAGGAGTGCCGGTGGAACTTCCTCACCAACACGGCGACCTCGTACACCCCGGCCGCCCCTCGCCCGCCGGCCCCCGGCCCTGGCGGCCACGGTGGTCCCGGCGGTCACACCGGCCCCGGTGGTCCTGGCGGCCCCGGTGGCCCCGGTGGCCCCGGTGGCCCCGGTGGCCCTGGTGGCCCCTACGGGCAGCAGCAGCCCGGTCCGTCGTACGGCGGCCGTGACGGGTTCGACTACCAGGGTTCGCGTCCCTCGCAGGTGAACCGGCCCGCCGAGCCGATCCCGCCGGGCCCGCCCGGCTTCGGCGGCGAGCCCTCGCGCCCGGTCCCGCCCCCGCCCGGCCCCGGCGGCCACGGCAACCCGGGCGGTCCCGGCGGCCACGGCAACCCGGGCGGTCCCGGCGGTCACGGCAACCCGGGCGGCCCCGGCGGCCCTGGTGGTCCGCACGGCCCCGGTGCCCCGCAGGCGTTCCGCTCCGGTCCCCCGGCCCCTCCCGGTTTCCCGCAGGAGACCGGCCGCCCGCCGCAGGAGACCGGCCGCCCGCCGCAGGGCGGCGGCCCGTCCTACGGCGGCGGTGAGGACGACTGGATGATCCCCCCGCCGGCCGGCGGCCAGGGTGGCCCCGGTGGTCCCGGCGGCCCTGGCGGTCCGCACGGCCCCGGCGGGCACGGCGGTTACGGCTACCCGCAGCCCGGCGGCACCCAGGCCCCGCCCGGCCCCGGCGGCTTCCCGCAGCAGCCGCGGCAGCAGCAGGGCCCGGTCACCTGGACCGCCACCATCGGCCCGGACCGCGAGTACTTCATGGCGATGATGCAGCGCTCCGGCCCCGAGGCCGCCGGCCTGAACCTGCCCGCGTACTCGCCCGAGCAGCAGCGCACGCTCACCGGCAACCAGATCACCATCGGCCGCCGCCGGCACTCCACCGGCGACACCCCCGACATCGATCTGTCCACCCCGCCGGAGGACCCGGGCGTCTCGCACCAGCACGCGGTGCTGGTGCAGCAGCCGGACGGCAGCTGGGCGGTCGTCGACCAGAACTCGACGAACGGCACGACGGTCAACGGCTCCGAGGAGCCGATCCAGCCGTTCGTCCCGGTCCCGCTGCAGGACGGCGACCGGGTCCACGTGGGCGCCTGGACGACGATCACCATCCGCCGGGGCTGA
- a CDS encoding VWA domain-containing protein: MARFSKSNVPQFSVDVYQNEYLPEGGREVNAVVTVTATGGGTVGSAVTAPHLYAPGEGPSAAVVLMVDCSGSMDYPPTKMRNARDATAAAIDTLRDGMRFAVVGGTHLAREVFPGDGRLAVAGPESREQAKQALRKLSAGGGTAIGTWLRRADRLLASADVAIRHGILLTDGRNEHESPEELQAALDACAGRFTCDARGVGTDWEVKEVTGIASALLGTADIVADPAGLAADFTRMMEAAMGKEVADVWLRLWTPAGATVTFVKQVAPTVEELTGRRTEAGPRAGDYPLGSWGDESRDYHLCVAVPPAAVGQEMLAARVSLVIPRPGGASRSSAAGSGGGGVQNLGAQGLVRAVWTDDLAASTSINPQVAHYTGQAELAEVIQEGMDLRKAGDRDGATAKLGRAVQLASASGNADTAKLLSKVVDVVDAATGTVRLKAKVEEADEMTLETRSTKTVRVKK; the protein is encoded by the coding sequence ATGGCCAGATTCTCGAAATCGAACGTGCCGCAGTTCTCGGTGGACGTGTACCAGAACGAGTACCTGCCGGAGGGGGGCCGCGAGGTCAACGCGGTGGTGACGGTCACCGCGACCGGTGGCGGCACCGTCGGCAGCGCGGTGACGGCGCCGCACCTGTACGCGCCGGGTGAGGGCCCGTCGGCGGCGGTGGTCCTGATGGTCGACTGCTCGGGCTCGATGGACTACCCGCCGACCAAGATGCGCAACGCGCGGGACGCCACAGCCGCGGCGATCGACACCCTGCGCGACGGCATGCGCTTCGCGGTCGTCGGCGGCACCCACCTGGCGCGCGAGGTGTTCCCGGGCGACGGCCGGCTCGCGGTGGCCGGTCCGGAGAGCCGGGAGCAGGCCAAGCAGGCGCTGCGGAAGCTGAGCGCGGGCGGCGGCACGGCGATCGGGACGTGGCTGCGGCGCGCCGACCGGCTGCTGGCGTCGGCGGACGTGGCGATCCGGCACGGCATCCTGCTCACCGACGGCCGCAACGAGCACGAGTCGCCGGAGGAGCTGCAGGCGGCCCTGGACGCCTGCGCGGGACGGTTCACCTGTGACGCCCGCGGCGTGGGCACCGACTGGGAAGTGAAAGAAGTCACAGGCATCGCCTCGGCCCTCCTCGGCACCGCCGACATCGTCGCCGACCCGGCCGGTCTCGCCGCCGACTTCACGCGGATGATGGAGGCGGCGATGGGCAAGGAGGTCGCGGACGTCTGGCTGCGTCTGTGGACCCCGGCCGGCGCCACCGTGACGTTCGTCAAGCAGGTCGCGCCGACGGTGGAGGAGCTGACCGGGAGACGCACCGAGGCGGGCCCCCGCGCGGGCGACTACCCGCTCGGTTCCTGGGGTGACGAGTCCCGTGACTACCACCTCTGCGTGGCGGTACCGCCCGCCGCCGTGGGCCAGGAGATGCTGGCGGCCCGCGTCTCGCTGGTGATCCCGCGCCCTGGGGGCGCCTCCCGCTCGAGCGCAGCCGGGAGCGGGGGAGGCGGCGTGCAGAACCTCGGCGCGCAGGGCCTCGTGCGCGCCGTGTGGACGGACGACCTGGCCGCGTCGACGTCGATCAACCCCCAGGTCGCCCACTACACGGGCCAGGCCGAACTGGCGGAAGTCATCCAGGAAGGGATGGATCTGCGCAAAGCGGGAGACAGGGACGGGGCAACGGCCAAACTGGGCCGTGCCGTTCAGCTCGCGAGTGCGTCCGGCAACGCGGATACTGCGAAACTGCTTTCGAAGGTGGTGGACGTCGTGGACGCCGCGACCGGTACTGTGCGACTGAAGGCGAAGGTCGAGGAGGCCGACGAGATGACACTCGAGACACGGTCGACCAAGACTGTTCGTGTAAAGAAATGA
- a CDS encoding PP2C family serine/threonine-protein phosphatase — protein sequence MNGAVPPQSARPVPPPPPAPPTWPAPTPGTVPPSPRPSEVRGPAPGGGAPTADAPAYRGPSGPHAAPGAPTPGASPAAPGPHAAPPGTSTPGTPTADAAANPAAAGPYAPTAGPYPAGTGPHAAPAGAPTAGDPAHPTAPDPHRAGTGPHAAVPGVPATGAPSPGVRLDRRAQAEAADGGASVTDGTDLAAPARQPAQQPAQPAQPAQPAQPAQPDEYPLQAPDPRVAVEAPAVCVACRAGRVDDDGYCENCGHAQPRERDHMEQECGPVAAVSDRGLRHHRNEDAFAVGTTTLPDGSPVSVAVVCDGVSSATRPDEASLAASRAANASLLDALPRGTHPQQAMHDAILAASEAVDALAGEQPAEAREHAPQQNAPACTIVGAVVTAGLLVVGWVGDSRVYWVPVDRSGPAARLTEDDSWAAQMVAAGLMGEAEAYADHRAHAITGWLGADAYELEPHTAAFKPDRPGVVVVCTDGLWNYAESADEMAEVVPADAAARPLHAARVLVGHALDGGGHDNVTVALVPFPAVPQGAGSA from the coding sequence ATGAACGGCGCGGTGCCGCCACAGTCGGCGCGCCCCGTCCCGCCGCCCCCGCCCGCTCCGCCCACCTGGCCCGCCCCCACCCCGGGCACGGTCCCCCCGTCCCCCCGTCCCTCCGAGGTCCGAGGCCCGGCGCCGGGCGGCGGCGCCCCGACGGCGGACGCGCCCGCGTACCGGGGGCCGTCCGGCCCGCACGCGGCCCCGGGCGCACCGACGCCCGGCGCGAGCCCTGCCGCGCCCGGTCCGCACGCCGCGCCCCCGGGGACATCGACACCCGGCACCCCGACGGCGGACGCAGCCGCGAACCCGGCGGCTGCCGGCCCGTACGCGCCGACCGCCGGCCCGTACCCGGCGGGGACCGGTCCGCACGCCGCGCCCGCGGGCGCACCGACGGCAGGCGATCCCGCGCACCCGACGGCACCTGACCCGCACCGTGCGGGAACCGGTCCGCACGCCGCGGTCCCGGGCGTGCCCGCGACCGGTGCCCCCTCCCCCGGTGTCCGGCTCGACCGGCGGGCCCAGGCGGAGGCGGCCGACGGCGGGGCTTCCGTGACGGACGGGACGGACCTCGCGGCACCCGCCCGTCAACCGGCCCAGCAACCGGCCCAACCGGCCCAACCGGCCCAACCGGCCCAACCGGCCCAACCGGACGAATACCCCCTGCAGGCGCCCGATCCGCGCGTGGCGGTCGAGGCGCCCGCCGTGTGTGTGGCGTGCCGGGCCGGCCGGGTGGACGACGACGGCTACTGCGAGAACTGCGGCCACGCACAACCACGCGAACGGGACCACATGGAACAGGAATGCGGCCCCGTGGCCGCGGTCAGCGACCGCGGCCTGCGGCATCACCGCAACGAGGACGCCTTCGCCGTCGGCACGACCACGCTGCCCGACGGCTCCCCGGTGTCCGTGGCGGTCGTCTGCGACGGCGTCTCCTCGGCGACGCGTCCCGACGAGGCGTCACTCGCCGCCTCCCGCGCGGCGAACGCGTCCCTGCTGGACGCCCTGCCGCGCGGCACCCACCCGCAGCAGGCGATGCACGACGCGATCCTCGCCGCCTCCGAGGCGGTCGACGCGCTGGCCGGTGAGCAGCCCGCGGAGGCCCGCGAGCACGCCCCGCAGCAGAACGCGCCCGCCTGCACGATCGTCGGCGCGGTGGTGACCGCGGGTCTGCTGGTCGTCGGCTGGGTCGGCGACAGCCGGGTGTACTGGGTCCCGGTGGACCGTTCCGGCCCGGCGGCGCGGCTGACCGAGGACGACTCGTGGGCCGCGCAGATGGTCGCCGCGGGGCTGATGGGCGAGGCCGAGGCGTACGCCGACCACCGCGCGCACGCGATCACCGGCTGGCTCGGCGCGGACGCGTACGAACTGGAGCCGCACACCGCGGCGTTCAAGCCGGACCGCCCCGGTGTGGTCGTGGTCTGCACGGACGGCCTGTGGAACTACGCCGAGTCCGCGGACGAGATGGCCGAGGTGGTGCCCGCCGACGCCGCCGCGCGTCCCCTGCACGCCGCCCGCGTCCTGGTCGGTCACGCCCTCGACGGCGGGGGCCACGACAACGTAACAGTGGCGCTGGTGCCGTTCCCGGCCGTCCCCCAGGGGGCAGGATCGGCCTGA
- a CDS encoding serine/threonine-protein kinase, protein MSEPENQESAASAAPPRERSACQRPECDGAYDDVGGGELYCDTCGLAPVVSPKGLVVSPPTGITAGGHDAHGSAGARSGSARAGGNRSGRGGRSSPASSRSSRSSKSRRSVSGRLSRSPSGRTAAGRSVSVRSSGPGAGGSGRGRLGAGLVQVPPIPRPDPRRMVLDAPEVPERKRFCSRSDCGAPVGRARGGRPGRTEGFCTKCGHPYSFVPKLRPGDVVHGQYEVAGCLAHGGLGWIYLAVDRAVSDRWVVLKGLLDTGDQDAMAAAISERRFLAEIEHANIVRIYNFVEHLDQRTGSLDGYIVMEYVGGKSLKEIANARRTPEGRRDPLPVEQACAYGIEALEALGHLHSRNLLYCDFKVDNALQTEDQLKLIDMGAVRRMDDDESAIYGTVGYQAPEVAEAGPSVASDLYTVARTLAVLTFDFQGCTNVYADCLPDPDTIEVFRRYESFYRLLVRATDPDPARRFASAQEMAEQLTGVLREVVSLRSGQACPALSTLFGPEPRVTDTELFPEPDGDVSRLGARRPRTLTRRGASALVSGAQTPAALAPAPHAPGAPASLVRPVDCPAAALALPVPHVQPTDPDAGFLAGLLASAPAELIHALAAAPDPSTETRLRGVRARLETGEWATALEALGALEAEDPDDWRVVWYRGVAALVTGDHEGAALAFDAIYDAFPGEIAPKLALGLCAEVLGQLDNAAEYYRLVWVTDPSHVSAAFGLARVRLAAGDRHGAVRTLESVPESSIHYTAARVAAVRARLRGRTATAADTPFLDDLTAAAGQVEALESYGLDPARRELLTAEVLGCGLDWVLSGGQGSAPPAAGGRTLLGSGLDERGLRFGLERSYRTLARLARSGEERIDLVERANRYRPRTWV, encoded by the coding sequence ATGAGCGAACCGGAGAACCAGGAGTCCGCGGCGTCCGCGGCGCCCCCGCGGGAGCGGTCCGCCTGTCAGCGCCCCGAGTGCGACGGCGCGTACGACGACGTCGGCGGGGGCGAGCTGTACTGCGACACGTGCGGTCTGGCGCCCGTGGTGTCGCCGAAGGGTCTGGTGGTGTCGCCCCCGACGGGCATCACGGCGGGCGGCCACGACGCGCACGGCTCGGCCGGCGCACGTTCGGGCAGCGCACGCGCGGGCGGCAACCGGAGCGGACGCGGCGGCCGCAGTTCCCCTGCGTCGTCCCGGTCGTCCCGGTCGTCGAAGTCGCGCCGCTCGGTGTCCGGGCGCCTGTCCCGTTCGCCGTCGGGCCGGACGGCGGCGGGCCGTTCGGTGTCGGTGCGCAGCTCCGGCCCGGGCGCGGGCGGTTCGGGCCGGGGCCGGCTCGGCGCGGGGCTGGTGCAGGTGCCGCCGATCCCGCGGCCCGATCCGCGGCGGATGGTGCTGGACGCCCCGGAGGTGCCGGAGCGGAAGCGGTTCTGCTCGCGGTCGGACTGCGGGGCGCCGGTGGGCCGGGCCCGCGGTGGCCGGCCGGGCCGCACGGAGGGCTTCTGCACCAAGTGCGGCCACCCGTACTCGTTCGTGCCGAAGCTGCGCCCCGGAGACGTGGTGCACGGCCAGTACGAGGTGGCGGGCTGTCTGGCGCACGGCGGGCTCGGCTGGATCTACCTGGCCGTGGACCGGGCCGTGTCCGACCGCTGGGTGGTCCTCAAGGGCCTGCTCGACACGGGCGACCAGGACGCGATGGCGGCGGCCATCTCGGAGCGCCGCTTCCTCGCGGAGATCGAGCACGCCAACATCGTGCGGATCTACAACTTCGTCGAGCACCTGGACCAGCGCACCGGCTCCCTCGACGGCTACATCGTCATGGAGTACGTCGGCGGCAAGTCGCTGAAGGAGATCGCCAACGCCCGCCGCACACCGGAGGGCCGGCGCGACCCGCTGCCGGTGGAGCAGGCGTGCGCGTACGGCATCGAGGCACTGGAGGCGCTCGGGCATCTGCACAGCCGCAACCTGCTGTACTGCGACTTCAAGGTCGACAACGCCCTCCAGACCGAGGACCAGCTGAAGCTGATCGACATGGGTGCGGTGCGCCGCATGGACGACGACGAGTCGGCCATCTACGGCACGGTCGGCTACCAGGCGCCGGAGGTCGCCGAGGCCGGCCCGTCGGTGGCGTCCGACCTGTACACGGTCGCCCGCACGCTGGCCGTCCTCACCTTCGACTTCCAGGGCTGCACCAACGTCTACGCGGACTGTCTGCCCGACCCGGACACCATCGAGGTGTTCCGGCGGTACGAGTCCTTCTACCGGCTGCTGGTGCGTGCCACGGACCCGGACCCGGCGCGCCGGTTCGCCTCCGCGCAGGAGATGGCCGAACAGCTGACGGGGGTGCTGCGGGAGGTCGTCTCGCTCCGGTCGGGGCAGGCGTGCCCGGCGCTGTCCACCTTGTTCGGGCCGGAACCGCGGGTGACGGACACGGAGTTGTTCCCTGAACCGGACGGTGACGTGTCCCGGCTGGGCGCCCGGCGTCCCCGGACCCTCACCCGCAGGGGCGCGTCCGCCCTGGTGTCCGGCGCGCAGACCCCGGCGGCCCTCGCTCCCGCGCCCCACGCGCCCGGCGCCCCCGCCTCCCTCGTCCGGCCCGTGGACTGCCCCGCGGCCGCCCTCGCGCTGCCCGTCCCGCACGTCCAGCCGACCGACCCCGACGCCGGTTTCCTCGCCGGTCTGCTGGCGTCCGCGCCCGCCGAACTGATCCACGCGCTGGCCGCCGCGCCCGACCCGTCGACCGAGACACGGCTGCGCGGGGTGCGGGCCCGGCTGGAGACGGGCGAGTGGGCGACCGCGCTGGAGGCGCTGGGCGCGCTGGAGGCCGAGGACCCCGACGACTGGCGGGTGGTCTGGTACCGGGGCGTGGCCGCGCTCGTCACCGGCGACCACGAGGGCGCGGCGCTCGCCTTCGACGCGATCTACGACGCCTTCCCCGGTGAGATCGCGCCGAAGCTGGCGCTGGGCCTGTGCGCGGAGGTGCTGGGCCAACTGGACAACGCGGCCGAGTACTACCGCCTGGTGTGGGTCACCGACCCGAGCCACGTCAGCGCCGCGTTCGGGCTGGCCCGGGTGCGGCTGGCGGCCGGCGACCGGCACGGCGCCGTACGGACGCTGGAGTCGGTGCCGGAGTCCTCCATCCACTACACCGCCGCCCGCGTGGCGGCGGTCCGGGCGCGGCTGCGGGGGCGCACGGCCACCGCCGCCGACACGCCGTTCCTGGACGACCTGACCGCCGCCGCCGGACAGGTCGAGGCCCTGGAGTCGTACGGTCTGGATCCGGCGCGCCGCGAGCTGTTGACGGCGGAGGTCCTCGGTTGCGGACTGGACTGGGTACTCTCCGGGGGCCAGGGTTCCGCTCCTCCCGCCGCCGGGGGGCGGACGCTGCTCGGCAGCGGCCTGGACGAGCGTGGCCTGCGCTTCGGCCTGGAGCGCTCGTACCGCACGCTGGCCCGGCTGGCGCGCAGCGGCGAGGAGAGGATCGACCTGGTGGAACGTGCCAATCGTTACCGCCCCCGGACGTGGGTGTAG
- a CDS encoding glutamate ABC transporter substrate-binding protein produces MHVRHLRARLKGWGGVGAMAAACAVALVLALVLTCTGSVASRADAPHRAGDRTTRALTADARAAGDCEAPEKQTLPPSRADGPAIAAIKARPGEKRKLVVGVDQNSYRWGYRDPNSGESGRLEGFDIDLVHRIAEDILGDPDAVQFKAIPTDQRIPAIQDGRVDLVVRTMTITCSRLEDVAFSAPYFKTGQQVLAPKSSPVEGYDETLADRRICTAKGSTAHAKLEEDKRSGVLPASTDISTTVPNQLDCLVRLQLGEVDAVVNDGALAASQAAQDPTVELKGEAFTTEYYGVAMKKDADDLVRRVNQILVDFRQDTAAGWQASYTRWLSATLDDDPSASRPPAPEYRRRG; encoded by the coding sequence ATGCACGTACGACACCTGCGGGCCCGTCTGAAGGGCTGGGGCGGAGTGGGCGCGATGGCGGCGGCCTGCGCCGTCGCACTCGTCCTGGCGCTCGTCCTGACCTGCACGGGCTCGGTCGCCTCGCGGGCGGACGCGCCCCACCGGGCGGGCGACCGCACCACCCGGGCCCTGACCGCCGACGCCCGCGCGGCCGGCGACTGCGAGGCCCCCGAGAAGCAGACCCTGCCGCCGTCCCGCGCCGACGGCCCCGCCATCGCGGCGATCAAGGCCCGCCCCGGCGAGAAGCGCAAGCTGGTCGTCGGCGTGGACCAGAACAGCTACCGCTGGGGCTACCGCGATCCGAACAGCGGCGAGAGCGGCCGCCTCGAGGGCTTCGACATCGACCTGGTGCACCGCATCGCGGAGGACATCCTCGGCGACCCGGACGCCGTCCAGTTCAAGGCGATCCCCACGGACCAGCGCATCCCGGCGATCCAGGACGGCCGGGTGGACCTGGTCGTCCGCACGATGACGATCACCTGCTCGCGCCTGGAGGACGTGGCGTTCTCCGCCCCGTACTTCAAGACGGGCCAGCAGGTGCTGGCGCCCAAGTCCTCCCCGGTCGAGGGGTACGACGAGACGCTCGCGGACCGGAGGATCTGCACGGCGAAGGGCTCGACGGCCCACGCGAAGCTGGAGGAGGACAAGAGGAGCGGCGTCCTGCCCGCGTCCACGGACATCTCCACCACCGTGCCCAACCAACTGGACTGCCTGGTGCGGCTCCAGCTCGGCGAGGTGGACGCGGTCGTCAACGACGGCGCCCTCGCGGCGAGCCAGGCCGCGCAGGATCCGACGGTGGAGCTCAAGGGCGAGGCGTTCACGACCGAGTACTACGGCGTGGCGATGAAGAAGGACGCGGACGACCTGGTCCGCCGGGTCAACCAGATCCTGGTGGACTTCCGGCAGGACACCGCGGCCGGCTGGCAGGCCTCGTACACGAGGTGGCTCTCCGCCACGCTGGACGACGACCCGTCCGCGTCGAGGCCCCCGGCCCCGGAGTACCGGCGCCGCGGCTGA
- a CDS encoding BadF/BadG/BcrA/BcrD ATPase family protein — translation MGLTAAVLAVDAGNSKTDVAVIAPDGTVLSTARGGGFRPPADGLEGAMTALSATVTEALETAGVPRAAHVSACLANADLPVEEKELTEAVASRAWSDTVTVRNDTFAVLRAGVPEPRGVAVVCGAGINCVGLRPDGRTARFPALGRISGDWGGGWALAEEALWHAARADDGRGEATALTTALPAHYGVPGMPALIEALHLHRIPPHRRHEAAPVLFATAAQGDPVSRAVVDRQAGEIVTMATVALTRLDLLDEETPVVLGGSVLAARHPLLMEGIRTRLATAAPQAVPHVVTASPVLGAALLGLDDVAAPPEAHERLRAHFP, via the coding sequence GTGGGCCTGACCGCGGCCGTCCTCGCCGTCGACGCGGGCAACAGCAAGACGGACGTGGCGGTGATCGCCCCCGACGGCACGGTGCTGTCCACGGCCCGGGGAGGAGGCTTCCGCCCGCCCGCGGACGGCCTGGAGGGGGCCATGACCGCCCTCTCCGCCACGGTCACCGAGGCCCTGGAGACGGCAGGCGTCCCCCGAGCGGCCCACGTCTCAGCCTGCCTGGCCAACGCGGACCTCCCCGTCGAGGAGAAGGAGCTCACCGAAGCCGTCGCATCCCGCGCCTGGTCGGACACGGTCACGGTCCGCAACGACACCTTCGCCGTCCTGCGCGCGGGGGTCCCGGAACCCCGGGGCGTGGCCGTGGTCTGCGGCGCGGGCATCAACTGCGTGGGCCTGCGCCCCGACGGCCGTACGGCACGCTTCCCGGCGCTCGGCCGCATCTCGGGCGACTGGGGCGGCGGCTGGGCCCTGGCCGAGGAGGCCCTGTGGCACGCGGCCCGCGCGGACGACGGCAGAGGCGAAGCGACAGCCCTGACCACCGCTCTCCCCGCCCACTACGGCGTCCCCGGCATGCCCGCCCTGATCGAGGCCCTGCACCTCCACCGCATCCCGCCCCACCGCCGTCACGAGGCAGCCCCCGTCCTCTTCGCGACGGCGGCCCAGGGCGACCCCGTGTCCCGCGCCGTCGTCGACCGCCAGGCCGGCGAGATCGTCACGATGGCGACAGTGGCCCTCACCCGCCTGGACCTCCTGGACGAGGAGACCCCGGTCGTCCTGGGAGGCAGCGTCCTGGCAGCCCGGCACCCCCTCCTCATGGAGGGCATCCGCACCCGACTGGCGACCGCGGCCCCCCAGGCCGTACCCCACGTGGTCACGGCGAGCCCCGTCCTGGGGGCGGCCCTCCTCGGCCTGGACGACGTGGCGGCACCCCCGGAGGCGCACGAACGCCTGCGGGCGCACTTCCCGTAG